In Cydia fagiglandana chromosome 9, ilCydFagi1.1, whole genome shotgun sequence, a single window of DNA contains:
- the LOC134667107 gene encoding suppressor of cytokine signaling 2-like isoform X1 translates to MCLLEKRKASISPLDMTLAARYPQYATEVALPLGWPGVCCPNCRQQLLLGCKGHYPAYATPTSPLYPAPYNEELKRLADTVKALRLSGWYYGNLDWQGARNLLKEASVGAFVVRDSGDRNFIFSLSVQTERGPTSVRLHFECGFFRLDCEKPLARYMPRFRCVAELVQHYARSGRAAAGAVWVDRAGAPHSAVLLRTPRRSAPPSLLHCARLAIHRALDSDPRSPKLWSAPKHRLLPLPTTLLDYLGEYPYSI, encoded by the exons ATGTGTTTGCTGGAGAAACGAAAGGCCAGCATCAGTCCTTTAGACATGACTTTGGCAGCCAGATATCCACAAT ATGCAACAGAAGTGGCACTGCCCCTCGGTTGGCCCGGCGTGTGCTGCCCCAACTGTCGGCAGCAGCTGCTGCTGGGCTGCAAGGGCCACTACCCCGCGTACGCCACGCCCACCTCCCCCCTCTACCCGGCCCCCTACAACGAGGAGCTGAAGAGGCTAGCTGATACCGTCAAGGCGCTGAGGTTGTCCGGGTGGTACTATGGGAATCTTGATTGGCAG GGAGCGAGAAATCTTCTCAAAGAAGCTAGTGTGGGCGCGTTCGTGGTCCGGGACTCGGGCGATAGGAACTTCATATTCTCACTGTCGGTGCAGACGGAAAGAGGCCCCACCTCTGTTAGGCTACATTTTGAATGTGGCTTctttag GCTGGACTGCGAGAAGCCCCTGGCGCGCTACATGCCGCGGTTCCGCTGCGTGGCGGAGCTGGTGCAGCACTACGCGCGCTcgggccgcgccgccgccggcgccgtgtGGGTGgaccgcgccggcgcgccgcactCCGCCGTTCTGCTGAGGACGCCGCGCCGCAGCGCGCCGCCCAGCCTGCTGCACTGCGCGAGGCTAGCCATACATAGAGCGCTGGATTCTGACCCTAG ATCGCCTAAACTATGGAGCGCGCCAAAACACCGGCTCCTGCCGCTGCCGACGACGCTCCTAGACTACCTCGGCGAGTACCCCTACTCGATCTAG
- the LOC134667107 gene encoding suppressor of cytokine signaling 2-like isoform X2: MVVKIPDATEVALPLGWPGVCCPNCRQQLLLGCKGHYPAYATPTSPLYPAPYNEELKRLADTVKALRLSGWYYGNLDWQGARNLLKEASVGAFVVRDSGDRNFIFSLSVQTERGPTSVRLHFECGFFRLDCEKPLARYMPRFRCVAELVQHYARSGRAAAGAVWVDRAGAPHSAVLLRTPRRSAPPSLLHCARLAIHRALDSDPRSPKLWSAPKHRLLPLPTTLLDYLGEYPYSI; the protein is encoded by the exons ATGCAACAGAAGTGGCACTGCCCCTCGGTTGGCCCGGCGTGTGCTGCCCCAACTGTCGGCAGCAGCTGCTGCTGGGCTGCAAGGGCCACTACCCCGCGTACGCCACGCCCACCTCCCCCCTCTACCCGGCCCCCTACAACGAGGAGCTGAAGAGGCTAGCTGATACCGTCAAGGCGCTGAGGTTGTCCGGGTGGTACTATGGGAATCTTGATTGGCAG GGAGCGAGAAATCTTCTCAAAGAAGCTAGTGTGGGCGCGTTCGTGGTCCGGGACTCGGGCGATAGGAACTTCATATTCTCACTGTCGGTGCAGACGGAAAGAGGCCCCACCTCTGTTAGGCTACATTTTGAATGTGGCTTctttag GCTGGACTGCGAGAAGCCCCTGGCGCGCTACATGCCGCGGTTCCGCTGCGTGGCGGAGCTGGTGCAGCACTACGCGCGCTcgggccgcgccgccgccggcgccgtgtGGGTGgaccgcgccggcgcgccgcactCCGCCGTTCTGCTGAGGACGCCGCGCCGCAGCGCGCCGCCCAGCCTGCTGCACTGCGCGAGGCTAGCCATACATAGAGCGCTGGATTCTGACCCTAG ATCGCCTAAACTATGGAGCGCGCCAAAACACCGGCTCCTGCCGCTGCCGACGACGCTCCTAGACTACCTCGGCGAGTACCCCTACTCGATCTAG
- the LOC134667108 gene encoding protein FAM234B has protein sequence MSVNGNSGIYAPLKQILTESDSDDERKEDATKIIGSSDLDINSGLKHAKNISLSDMDDFNTHENTVESTMDNVSFLQSDTSNKMSFPRRCAFIASILVCIFTVVIFLWGIPCSELNSCTNNEWQDKTTSWELPYEDIELSGAIQVVDGVAPNTKNLIFIYRGNHMVHAEKNNKIVNGVLLIVGNSGKVGWYTREERIPTEINCHLIDVNRDKQKDCIVSGSQGLLAAINPISGTYYWYIHKHGNVFSKIVAIDFPILMKDMDKDKVYDLLTVATVEPNTNHNSLLIISGATGNIIGEPMTIEDCLSVKLLTESDLVNITYLCKNGSSEAFRWTSYSALSRKLAKLDQTVVSHVSPITNATKKQKISLKKSIGNTREIFMNGPGKLIVENFGECPNNCQVKLKLFLGRNNSTNTSWEYTANHVYAMRPSSFAFANSIRGFVLKL, from the coding sequence ATGTCAGTCAATGGTAATAGCGGTATCTACGCGCCGCTGAAGCAAATACTTACCGAATCTGATTCTGATGATGAGCGAAAAGAAGATGCGACAAAAATCATCGGTAGCAGCGATCTGGACATCAACAGTGGTCTTAAACATGCGAAGAATATCAGCTTGAGCGATATGGATGACTTTAACACACATGAAAACACAGTAGAAAGCACCATGGACAACGTAAGTTTTTTGCAGTCCGATACCTCGAATAAGATGTCTTTTCCGCGCCGATGCGCCTTCATAGCGTCTATTCTGGTCTGTATATTCACTGTGGTAATATTCTTATGGGGGATTCCGTGCTCGGAGCTGAATAGTTGCACGAATAATGAGTGGCAAGACAAAACTACTAGTTGGGAGTTGCCATATGAAGACATTGAGCTGTCCGGCGCTATACAGGTTGTGGACGGAGTCGCTCCCAACACGAAGAACTTAATTTTCATCTATAGAGGTAACCATATGGTGCATGcggaaaaaaataacaaaatagttAATGGTGTGTTATTGATTGTTGGGAACTCTGGTAAGGTCGGTTGGTATACTCGTGAGGAAAGGATTCCGACTGAGATCAACTGTCACCTTATAGATGTTAACCGAGACAAGCAGAAAGATTGCATTGTATCAGGCTCCCAAGGGTTGCTGGCAGCTATAAACCCCATCTCCGGGACTTATTACTGGTACATACATAAACATGGTAATGTTTTTAGTAAAATTGTAGCTATAGACTTCCCTATACTTATGAAAGACATGGATAAAGACAAAGTGTATGACCTGTTGACAGTTGCTACAGTTGAGCCTAACACTAACCACAACTCCTTGCTTATCATCTCCGGCGCTACGGGCAACATCATAGGTGAACCGATGACTATAGAAGACTGTTTATCGGTTAAGCTACTTACCGAGTCAGATTTGGTAAACATCACCTATCTTTGCAAAAACGGGTCTTCGGAAGCCTTTAGATGGACCTCATATTCCGCTCTGAGCAGGAAGTTGGCCAAGTTAGACCAGACAGTGGTCAGTCACGTTTCACCGATAACAAATGCTACTAAGAAGCAGAAAATAAGCTTAAAGAAGAGTATTGGGAATACGAGAGAGATATTCATGAACGGACCTGGAAAGTTAATCGTAGAGAATTTTGGGGAATGCCCTAACAACTGCCAAGTCAAGCTTAAACTATTCTTAGGTAGGAATAATTCTACAAACACTAGTTGGGAATACACTGCTAATCACGTATATGCGATGAGACCTAGTTCTTTTGCTTTCGCAAACTCTATACGAGGATTTGTATTGAAGTTATGA